The DNA segment TCGGTCTCGATCTCGGACATGAGCGCGTCCGGCCTCTCGCTGAGCTCCTCCAACGTCAAGAGCGCGACCGCCGCCAACGCCGCGATCACCGCTCTGGACTCGGCCATCGAGGAGGTCTCGACNNNNNNNNNNNNNNNNNNNNNNNNNNNNNNNNNNNNNNNNNNNNNNNNNNNNNNNNNNNNNNNNNNNNNNNNNNNNNNNNNNNNNNNNNNNNNNNNNNNNNNNNNNNNNNNNNNNNNNNNNNNNNNNNNNNNNNNNNNNNNNNNNNNNNNNCAGCGCGCAGCACAGCTCGTCCTGACAGGGGGCGGGCTCCCGCGGAACACCGTCCGGGAGCCCGCCCCCTGCCGCTTCCCGGCCGTCGCGCTCGCCCTGGCGGCCCCGGAGTGTCGCGCCCCCACCGGCAGGCCCAACCCTTATGGGCCTCAAGGCCCGGCGCCGGCCCGCCGACAAGCAGAGCGAGAACTCACGCGGCATCCGAGCCGCGTCCCGAAGGAAGGAGCAGGCGTGGCCACCACCAGTGTCGACGGCCTGGTCAGTGGGCTGTCCACCAGCTCCCTCATCGACCAGCTGATCCAGGTCGAGGCGACGACCCAGACCAAGCTCAAGAGCCGCCAGTCCGACACCCAGAAGCAGGTCGATGCCCTGACCTCGCTCAACGGGAAGCTCGCGGCCCTGCAGACGGCGGCGAAGAACCTGCAGAAGGCCGACGGCCTGGAGAAGTTCAAGGCCTCCTCGACCGCGACCAGCGTCGTCGCGACCGCCACGGCCGGCGCGCAGGCCCAGGCGCTCACGTTCACGGTCGACACCCTCGCCAAGGCCGAGGTGCGGGTCGGCTCCGGTGCCTACACCAAGCTCACCGACCCGGTCACGACCTCGCTGTCGATCACCAAGGACGGGTCCTCGACCCCGATCGCCATCAACGTCAAGGGCGGGACGCTCCAGGAGGTCGTCGCGGCGGTCAACGACCGCAGCGACGAGCTGGGCGTGCGCGCGACCGCGGTCCAGGTCTCCCCGGGCAACTACAAGCTCCAGTTCGCCGCCACCAAGACCGGCGACGCCAACGGCTTCACCGTCGCCGGCATCGCCGGCATGACGGGTGCCCCCGCCATCGCAGGCACCGATGCCAAGATCACGACCGACGCGGGCTACTCGATCCTCTCGGCCACCAACACCTTCAAGGACGCTCTCCCGGGCGTCACCTTCACCGTGTCCGCCAAGACCACCGACCCGGTGACGATCGAGGTGGCCAAGGACGACGCCGCGACCAGCGACGTCGTGAAGGGCCTCATCGACGCGGCGAACGCGGTGATCAAGGAGGCGCAGGCCAAGTCCTCGTACGACTCCACCACCAAGACCGGCGGCGTCCTCTCCGGTGAGTCCGTCGTGCGCTCGGTCACCCAGGCGCTCGCCGGCGCCATCTCGGCCAACGGCGGCGTCCCGCTCAGCAAGCTCGGGATCCAGCTCAACCGCGACGGGCAGTTCACCTACAACGCCGAGACCTTCAAGAAGGCGCTCACCGACAACCCCGAGGGCATCAAGAAGGGCCTGCTGGGGGCGGACGGGTTCGCCGCGAAGCTCGAGTCGGTCTCGACCAAGTTCGGCGACAAGTACGACGGCCAGATCACCAAGACGATCGAGAGCCGGCGCGGGCTGATCAAGGACTACACCGCGGCGATCAGCGACTGGGACGACCGGCTCGCCACCCGCCGCGAGGCGCTGCAGAAGCAGTACTCCGGCCTCGAGGTCGCCCTGGGCAAGCTCAGGGACCAGAGCAACTGGCTCGCGGGCCAGCTCGCGGCGCTCTAAGCCACCGTCCCCGGGCCGCCCTCCCCCTGACCAGCGGCCGCCCCCTCGAACGACAGGAACCGCTTCGTGTACGCCAATGCCCGCAACCGCTACGCCCAGGACAGCGTCGGCACGGCGAGCCCGGCTCGCCTGCTCACGATGCTGTACGACCGGCTCGTCCTCGACCTGCAGCGTGCCGAGGCCGCGCTCGCCGAGGCCGACCGGTCCGCGGCCAACACCGCGCTCACCCACGCGCAGGACATCCTCAGCGAGCTGCGGAACACGCTCAAGGTCGACGCCTGGCAGGGCGGCCCGGCCCTCGCATCGCTGTACGCCTGGTGGATCACCGAGCTCGTGGGCGCGAACGTGCGCGGGGACGCGCGCCGGATCGCGATGGTCCGTGCCCAGGTCGAGCCGCTGCGCGCCGCCTGGCACGCCGCCGCCGCCCAGGCCGCCAGCGCCGCCCCCGCCGCCGTCCTGACGTCGGCATGACCGTGGAGCGCCACCTGCAGCCCGTCGGGTCGGCGCCCGAGGGGGACTGGTCGACCGCGTGGGTCGACGCGCTCACCGAGCTGGAGCTGCAGGTCGAGCAGGCCGAGGCGATGCTGCGCAGCGAGTCCGCGGACCTGCCGGCGCCGCTCGCGTGGTCCCCGCCCGAGCTGCCCCCGATCCCGCCGGACCTGATCGAGCGGGCACGGCTCGTCCACGCCCGCCAGCTCGACGTCGCCGCCCGCATGACCCGGCGCATGGGTGACCTCGGCAAGCAGTCCACCCTCGCCAGCCGGATCGAGACGGGGACGGCCGGTCGTGCGCGCCCGGTGCTGCTGGACCGGGCGTGCTGACGCCCACGCTGGCGGCCGTGCTCATCGTCAGGGACGAGGAGCACACCCTGGCCCGCTGCCTGGGCTCGCTGCAGCCGCTGGCCCGCGCCGGGCTGCTGACCGCCGTGCACGTGCACGACACCGGCTCCTCCGACGCGACCGTCCGCATCGCGGGCGAGCTCGGGGCGATCGTCACGACCGGTCCCTGGACCGAGGACTTCGCGGCGGCCCGCAACGCCGCGCTCGCGGGCGTCGCGGCCGACTGGGTGCTCAGCCTGGACGCCGACGAGTGCGTCGAGGCCGACCCGGACGCGCTCGCCGGCTTGCTGGCGGGCTCGACGGCCGACGGTCTGACCGTCGAGATCGAGAACGTCCACGACGACGGCACGCACACCCACCGGCACGAGCGGCTGCTCCGCGTGGGCGCGGTGTGCTGGACGGGCCGGGTGCACGAGCACCTGACCCCCGTACGCGGGGGCGGGCTGCGGCTGGCCTCGGCCCCGGCAGGCGTGCTGCGCCTCACCCACGACGGGTACGCAACGCCGCAGGTCCGCCGGCGCAAGTCCGAGCGGAACGCGGCCCTGGCCCAGGCCGAGCTGGACCGGCTGGCGGCGTCCTCGGGCCCCGAGCCCGAGCTCGTCGCCAAGACCCTGCTCGACCTCGGCCGCAGCTGCATCGAGGCCGGGCGGGCCCAGGACGCCGTGGACGCGTTCGAGGCTGTCCGTGCGCTCTTCCCGGGGACCCGGCGCGCGCTCGAGGCCACCGACTCGCTGGCCCGGGTGCTGCTCGCTGCCGGCCTCGACGACGTCGTGCTGGTCCTGGTGGGGCAGCTGCGGGACGGCGGCGCGCCGCGGGCGTACTGCGACTGGCTCGAGGCGCAGGCCCGGGCGCAGCTGGGGGACGTGCGCACCGCCCTCGCCCTGATCGAGGGCGTGGACGAGCTGGTGGACACCGGGGGGCGCCGTTTCACGGGAACCGGCCTGGCCGAGCTCAAGCACCTGCTCCGGCAGCTGGTGCCGGCGGCCGGCTGACCGGGCCGCAGGGGACACGCGGGCCGTCCGCCGGGCGGCTCGGCAGGACGAGAAGCCGCGCACGGGACCGCCGTGCGCGGCTTCGCTCGTTCGGGTGGACCCGCCGCCTCAAGGCCCCGTGGAGGAGGGCCGAAAGACCTACCGAGCACGGATTGCTCACCTCACCGCCACGGAACGGCGACCGCTCCACCACAGTTCAGGAGAAGTAGCGGCCGTGTTCGACGACGTCGCCAGTGTCACGCTGCGCAGTGCCCTGCACGGGCTCTCGATGCGCGAGCGGGCCATCGCAGACAACATCTCGAACGTGCAGACCCCCCATTTCCTGGCGGGGAAGGTGCAGTTCGAGGACGCCCTACGCGACGCGGTCGCCTCCGGTGACACCTCCGAGATCGCCGGCGCCCGCGGCTCCATCGCGCGCTCGCTCGAGCCGACGCGGGAGGACGGCAACAACGTCAACCTCGACCAGGAGACGTTGGCCGCCACCGAGACCGGGCTCGCGTACTCACTCATGACCCGGGCCGTCAACGACCGGTTCAACCTGCTGAGGGCCTCGATCGGCGGGGGTGTCTGACCATGGGCCTCTTCAACGCCATCGACACCGCCGGCAGCGGCGTGACGGTCTACCGCAAGTGGCTCGACGCGGTCAGCGACAACGTCACCAACATGAACACGGCGCGGCGCACCAGCGAGGACGCCTTCCAGGCCAAGTACGTGCTGGCGCAGGCGCGCAACTACGGCGACGGCACCGGCGGCGTGCAGGTCGGCGGCATCGCGCTCGGCAGCCGCGAGGGCCGGGTCGTCCACGACCCGGACCACCCGCTGGCCGACGCCGACGGCAACGTGCGCATGCCGGACATCGACCTCAGCAGCCAGATGACGCAGATGCTCATGGCCCAGCGCGGCTACCAGGCGAACCTCGCCACGGTCGAGCGCGCCCAGGAGGCCTACCGCCAGGCGATCCAGATCGGGAAGGGCTGACCATGAGCATCTCCGCCATCGAGGGCATCGGAGGGGCGCTCGGCGCCTCCGGGATCTTCCCCCAAACGGGTGTCCAGAAGGCCTCAGGTCTGGACGACGACTGGGCGACAACTCCTGCACAGGGGGTCGGGAGCGAGTTCGCAACGGCCCTCTCGAACGGGATCGAGAGCCTGCAGGCCGCTCAGTCCAAGAGCGACCAGCTCGCCGTCCAGGCGGCGACCGGTGACCTGCAGGACCTGCACGACTACACGATCGCGGCGACCGAAGCGTCGCTCGCCACCTCGCTGACCGTCGCCGTCCGTGACAAGGCCGTAGCGGCCTTTCAAGAGATTATGAGGTTGCAGGCCTGATGCCGACGAACGTCAAGGGTCTTGTCGAGAAGCCGCTCCGCGCGTTCCGCTCCTTCACCCCCGGCCAGAAGGCCGTGAGCATCATCGCGGTCGTGGCGCTCCTCATCGGCGGGTACTTCTTCACCACCTGGTCCTCGAAGCCGAACTACGCGCCGCTCTTCACCGGGCTCGCCTCGGCCGACGCCAGCGCGATCGTCGAGGAGCTGACCGCGAGCGGCACGCCGTACGAGCTGGCCGACGGCGGCTCCACGATCCTGGTGCCGCAGGCGCAGGCCGCAGACCTGCGGCTGACCATGGCAGGCCAGGGGCTCCCGGCCAACGAGGGAAGCGGCTACTCGATCCTTGACAAGCAGGGCCTCACGGCCTCGCAGTTCCAGCAGCAGGTCGGCTACCAGCGGGCGCTCGAGGGCGAGCTGAAGAACACGATCGAGGCGATCGACACCGTCGACACCGCCGTCGTGCACCTCGCGCTCCCCGAGAAGGACGTCTTCGCCGACGAGGAGAGCAAGCCCACCGCGAGCGTCCTCGTCCAGACCCAGCCCGGCACCACGCTCACCAGCCAGCAGGTCCGCGCCGTCATCAACCTGGTCTCGGCCAGCGTGCAGGGGATGGCCCCGCAGGACGTCACGCTCACCGACTCCACCGGCAAGCTGCTCAGCAACAACGACCCGAACGGCGCCGGTGCCGGCGCGGACCGTGACGAGGCCACCCAGGCGTACGAGGACCGCATCAGCAAGTCGGTCCAGACGATGCTCGACCGGGTCGTCGGCGCGGGCCACAGCGAGGTGCGGGTGACCGCCGACCTCGACTACGACACCACCCAGACCAAGAGCGAGACGTTCGTCGCGCCGCCGCGCGGTGCCGAGGTGCTCTCCGAGAGCACCGAGACCGAGGACTACACCGGCGACAACACCGCCGTGACCGGCGTCCTCGGCCCGGACAACATCGCCGTCCCGAACGGCGACGAGAACACCGGCAGCACCTACAAGAAGGGCAGCTCGACCAAGGACTACGCGGTCGGCAAGACCACGGAGCAGCGCGTCGCGGCTCCGGGCTCGGTCAAGAAGATGAACGTCGCGGTCCTGCTCGACAACGTGACCGCCGGCGCCGTCGACCCCGCCGAGATCCAGGGCCTCGTGTCGGCCGCCGCCGGTGTCGATGCAGCCCGTGGCGACACGATCCAGGTCGCCCGCATGCCGTTCGACTCCAGCGCCCAGGACGCTGCGGCCAAGGAGCTCGCCGACGCCCAGGCCGCCGAGAAGAAGGCCGCCATGGACAAGACCATCAAGACCGGCGTGCTCGCCGGGGTCGTGCTCCTGGTCCTGCTCCTCACCTGGCTCAAGGCCCGCCGGGCCCGCAAGCAGAAGCGCACGCCGCTCGACCAGATCGAGCTGGCCCGCCTGGAGGAGCTCGAGCGCCGCAACGCCGAGCTCGAGGCGGAGCGCCGGGCGGCCCTCGAGGCCGGCACGGACGCCCCGGCGCTGCCGGCGGCCCCGGAGCCCAACGCGGACGCCGAGAACCTGGCCCGCATGCGTGACGACATCGGAGAGCTCGTCGAGCAGCAGCCCGACGAGGTCGCCCAGCTGCTCCGCGGCTGGCTCGCGGACCGGAGGTCCTGACAATGACGGTCGCCACCCTCGAGTTGAGCGGTCTGACCAAGACCGCGGTGCTCCTGGTCGGCATGGGCCGCGAGCACGCCGCGAAGGTCCTCGCCGAGATGCGCGAGAGCGAGGTCGAGGAGATCACCGCCGAGATCATGCGGCTCCGCGACGTCGACGCCGAGACGGCGCTGCAGGTCTTCACCGAGTTCCACGGCATCGCCCAGGCCAAGACGTACATGGGTCAGGGCGGCATGGACTTCGCCAAGGAGCTGCTCGCCGCGAGCATGGGCGAGGAGAAGGCCGCGGAGCTGATGCACCGCCTGTCCGCGGCCTTCGCGGAGATGCCGTTCCAGTTCCTCCACCGGGCCGACCCCCGCCAGCTGCTCTCGTTCCTCCAGGACGAGCACCCGCAGACGATCGCGCTGGTGCTGGCCCACATGAGCGCCGACCAGGCCTCGACCGTGCTCGGAGGGCTCGTCCCGACGCTGCAGGCCGACGTGGCCCACCGGATCGCGGTCATGGACCGCACCAGCCCGGAGGTCGTCAAGCAGGTCGAGCAGATGCTCGAGCGCAAGCTCTCCTCGGTGCTCCAGCCGACCGAGATGTCCGTCGTCGGCGGCCTGCAGCCGCTGGTCGACATCATCAACCGGGCGGACCGCTCCACCGAGCGCCTCATCCTCGAGGGGCTCGAGGGCCGCGACCGCGAGCTGGCTGAAGAGGTCCGCAGCCGGATGTTCATGTTCGAGGACATCGTCAGCCTCGACGACAAGGCCGTCCAGCTGGTCCTGCGCCAGGTCGAGACCTCCGACCTCGCGACCGCTCTCAAGGGTGTCCGCGACGAGGTCCGCATGAAGATCATGAAGAACCTCTCCGAGCGTGCGGCCGAGAACCTCGCCGACGAGATCGAGATGCTCGGCCCGGTGCGGCTGAAGCAGGTCGAGGAGTCGCAGGTCAAGGTCGTGCAGGCGATCCGCCAGCTCGAGGAGTCCGGCCAGATCACCGTGCGACGGGGGGCGGACGATGAGTTCGTCGACTGACGGCTTCACCGCAGGGCTCGCGGCCCGCGCCGGTACGGCCGGCCCGGCAGCCTCCCGGCCCGGCCTGGCCGTGCTGCGGGGCGGCGCCGCCGCCGGTGTCCGGTCCGCCCGGCTCACCGAGTCCCTGGCGGTCCGCCGCCAGTCGCCCGACGAGGCCCGCGAGGCCGCCCGCTCCGCCGGGTACGCCGCGGGCTGGGCGGCCGGCAGCCAGGCCGCCATGGCCCAGGTCCGTGCCGAGGCCGCGCACGCCGCGGCCCTCGAGGCCGGCCGGGTCGCGGACCGCGAGGCCCGCTTCGCCCGGGCGTTCAGCGCGCTGGAGCAGGCTGCCAGCGAGTTCGAGCGGCGCGCGGCCGTCCCCGCCGAGGAGGCGGGCCAGGCGATCGCGGAGGCGGCGTTCGCGCTCGCCGAGGCGATCGTCGGGCGCGAGCTGGCCACCACCGCCGAGCCCGGCCTCGACGCGGTCCGCCGCGCGCTGGCGCTGGCCCCCGCCGGCCGCCCGGTCACCGTGTGGCTCAACCCGGAGGACGCCGCCACGCTCGAGGGCGCGGCGCTGCCCTTCCCCGACCGCGAGATCACGATCGTCCCGGACGCCGGGCTCATGTCGGGCGACGCGTACGCCGAGTCAGATGCCACCAGCATCGACGCGCGCATCGCGCCGGCCCTCGCCCGAGCCAAGGAGATCCTCCGCCCGTGACCGTCGGGACCCTCATCCCCCGCCAGCACTCCCCGATCTCGCCCTTCGTGCCGGGCCGGGCCCGCTCGCTGGTGCCGGGCCTGGACCGCGCCCTCGCCGCCGCCGCCCCTTCCACGAGCGGCCGCGTGACCGGCGTCGTCGGCCTCGACCTGACGGTCGCCGGGATCGACGCCGCGGTGGGTGAGGTCGTCACCATCGACCAGCCCGGCAAGGCCCCGCTGTACGCCGAGGTCGTCGCCCTGCGCCAGGACGGGCTGTCCTGCACCCCCCTCGGCGCCCTGTCCGGCGTACGCGTCGGCGCCGCGGTGCAGGCCACCGGCGCACCGCTGCAGGTCCCCGTCGGCACCGAGCTGCTCGGCCGCGTCCTCGACGGCCTGGGTCGCCCGATGGACGGCGGCCCGTCGGTCGCCGGGCTCGAGCACGTCGAGGTCGAGAACACGCCCCCGAACGCGCTGCTGCGCTCCAAGGTCGACCGGCCCGTCTCGCTCGGCGTCCGCGCCATCGACACGATGACGGCCATCGGCCGCGGGCAGCGCATGGGCATCTTCGCCGGCTCCGGCGTCGGCAAGTCGACGCTCATGTCGATGATCGCGCGCGGCACCGAGGCGCAGGTCAACGTCGTCGCGCTGGTCGGCGAGCGAGGGCGGGAGGTCCGCGAGTTCCTCGAGCACGACCTCGGCCCGGAGGGCCTGGCCCGCTCCATCGTCGTCATCGCCACGTCGGACGAGCCGCCGATGGTCCGGCTGCGCGCGGCCTTCGTCGCGACCCGCATCGCCGAGTGGTTCCGCGACCAGGGCGCCGACGTCGTGCTCATGATGGACTCGCTGACCCGCGTCGCGATGGCCCAGCGCGAGGTCGGCCTGTCGGCCGGCGAGCCCCCGACGACCAAGGGCTACCCGCCGAGCACCTTCTCGCTGCTCCCGCGCCTGCTCGAGCGCGCCGGGCCGGGGATCGACGGCTCCATCACCGGGCTCTACACCGTCCTCGTCGACGGCGACGACCACAACGAGCCGATCGCGGACGCCGCCCGCTCGATCCTCGACGGCCACCTCGTGCTGACGCGCAAGCTCGCCACCGCCGGCCACTTCCCGTCGATCGACGTGCTCGAGTCGATCTCCCGTGTCGCCTCCGCCGTCACCACGCCCGGCCAGAAGGCCGCGGCCACGGAGGTGCGCCGGCTGATGGCCGCGTACCGCGACGCCCGCGACCTCATCGAGATCGGGGCGTACGCCGCCGGCAGCAACCCCGACGTCGACCGGGCCGTCACGATGATGCCCGCGATCAACGCCTTCCTCCGCCAGGAGGTCGGCGACGTGACCAGTGCCGCCGAGTCGTTCGAGATGCTCCAGCGCATCGCGGCGGGGATGTGAGGCTCCCATGAAGCGCAGGTCCCCGCTCGCGACCCTGCTCCGCGTCCGCCGACTGCAGGAGGACGTCGCCAAGGCCGAGGTCGCCCGGGCCAGGATCGAGGCAGCGCTGGCCGACGACGTCGCCGCGGCCCGCGAGAGCGACCTGGCCCGGTCCCGCCCGGCGGACGGGGACTCGCGCGCCTTCGTCGCCAGCCTGGTCGCGTCCCGCGCGCTGGCCGTGGAGGCCGCGCTCATGAGGCGGGCGGCCCAGGAGGCCCACCACGGGGTCGAGCTCCGGCTGGCCGACTGGTCGTCCGCGGCCGGGCGCTCCGAGGGCGTGGAGCGCGTGGTGACGCGTCACCACGAGGAGTACGTCGCTGAGGCGATGGCGGCCGAGCAGGCCGAGCGTGACGACCTGACCGGTGCCGCCTGGCAGCGTCGCCGGGGCGACGACCGCTCGTAGCCCGTCGCGGAGACGGCGAGGCCCGCACTCCTGGTCGGAGTGCGGGCCTCGTCCGCAGGTGCGGGAGGTCAGGCCGGGCTCTCGAACGTCCCCGGGCTGGCGTCAGTCGCGGTGAACTCCTCGGTGCGCTCGCGGGTCGCCTCGGCCAGCGCGCGGCGCACGCCGTCGACGTCGTGGTCCTTGGTGTAGACCGGCGTGCCCGGCTGCTGGCGCCACGAGTCGTCCAGCCCGCCGGCGTCCACCGCGTCGAAGCCGAGCTCGTCCACGAGCGCCATGACCTTCGCCTTCGCGGCGGCGTCGTCGCCCGCGACGGGCAGGGCGATCCGCCCCGGCTCGCCTGCCGGCTTCCCGTTGTCCTGCAGGCTCTGGGCGAAGATGTTGTTGAACGCCTTGACCAGCGGCCGGCCGAGCTGCTGCTCGACCCAGCGGGTCTCGGGCGTGCCCTGCTCCAGCGGCTCGATCCGGCCGTCCCGGTGGCGCGGGTAGTAGTTGCCGGTGTCGACGAACGCCGCGTCCGGCGCCGCGCCGTCGAGCACACCGGCCGGCAGGTCGGGCACGTTCTTCTGCGGGATCGTCACGACGACGACGTCGGCGCCCCGGGCGGCCTCGGTCACCGGGACCGGCCGCGCCCCGGTCTCGGCCGCGAGGCCCTGCAGCGTCTCCGGGCCGCGCGAGTTCGCGATGGCCACCTCGTGCCCGAGCCTGGTCAGCCGGCGCGCGAGCGCCCCGCCGATGTTGCCCGCGCCGATGATCCCGATCTTCATGGTGCTCCTTGGTCGCGTGCTCCGCGGGCTGGGCCCGCATCCTGTCCGGAGGCAACCGCCGACGGTCCCGATCTAGTCCTCAGCCCCGGAATCCGGGCCTAAAGTCCCAGCTTGCCCGCGCCGACGCACAGGGCAATGAGCATCGACACGGTGGCCCCGTCCGGCATCGCGGGGGTCCAGGCCCGCATCGCCGCCATCCAGTCCCGGTTCGGGGCCCTGGCTCCCAGCGGCGCCTCGATCCCGGTCGTCAACTCCGGCTACACCACCTCGACCAACGGCTCGGCCGTCACGCGCAGCAGCTTCGCCACGGCCCTCGCGGACACGGTGTCCAGCACCGGCTCGAGCGCCGCCTCCTCCACCGCGGGGACGGGCGGCGCGGAGGCTGCCGCCGGCTCCTCGACCGGGCACTCGGGCGCCGACGCGGTCGAGCTGTCGAAGAAGTACCTCGGGATCCCGTACGTGTGGGGCGGCACCGACCCGTCCAAGGGCCTGGACTGCTCCGGCCTGACCGGACTGGTCTACCGCCAGCTCGGCGTGGACCTGCCGCGGGTCAGCCGCGACCAGGCCAAGGTCGGCGAGAAGATCGCGTCGCTGTCCCAGGCCAAGCCGGGCGACCTGCTCTTCTTCAACTCCCCGGTCAGCCACGTCGGCATCTACGCCGGCGGCGGCAAGATGGTCCACGCCCCCCGCACCGGCACGAAGGTGCGCGTCGAGGACGTCTACGAGACCCCGACCGTGATCCGCCGGGTGCTGCCGGAGAACGCCTCCGCAGCCCCGGCCCCACCGGCACAAGCCCAGCCTGCCGCGCGGACGGGCGGCGTGCCGTACGCCGACATCTTCCGCACCGAGGGCGCCCGCGCCGGCGTCTCCCCGACGCTGCTGGCGGCGGTCGCCAAGACCGAGTCGAGCTTCCGCAGCGACGCGACGAGCCCGGCCGGCGCGAGAGGCCTCATGCAGCTCATGCCGGCCACCGCCGCCGGGCTCGGGGTCGACCCGCTCGACCCGCAGCAGGCGGTCCGCGGCGCCGCCAAGCTCCTCGCCGGCTACCTCGAGGACTACGACGGCTCGCTCGAT comes from the Motilibacter aurantiacus genome and includes:
- the fliD gene encoding flagellar filament capping protein FliD; this translates as MATTSVDGLVSGLSTSSLIDQLIQVEATTQTKLKSRQSDTQKQVDALTSLNGKLAALQTAAKNLQKADGLEKFKASSTATSVVATATAGAQAQALTFTVDTLAKAEVRVGSGAYTKLTDPVTTSLSITKDGSSTPIAINVKGGTLQEVVAAVNDRSDELGVRATAVQVSPGNYKLQFAATKTGDANGFTVAGIAGMTGAPAIAGTDAKITTDAGYSILSATNTFKDALPGVTFTVSAKTTDPVTIEVAKDDAATSDVVKGLIDAANAVIKEAQAKSSYDSTTKTGGVLSGESVVRSVTQALAGAISANGGVPLSKLGIQLNRDGQFTYNAETFKKALTDNPEGIKKGLLGADGFAAKLESVSTKFGDKYDGQITKTIESRRGLIKDYTAAISDWDDRLATRREALQKQYSGLEVALGKLRDQSNWLAGQLAAL
- the fliS gene encoding flagellar export chaperone FliS, with the translated sequence MYANARNRYAQDSVGTASPARLLTMLYDRLVLDLQRAEAALAEADRSAANTALTHAQDILSELRNTLKVDAWQGGPALASLYAWWITELVGANVRGDARRIAMVRAQVEPLRAAWHAAAAQAASAAPAAVLTSA
- a CDS encoding glycosyltransferase gives rise to the protein MLTPTLAAVLIVRDEEHTLARCLGSLQPLARAGLLTAVHVHDTGSSDATVRIAGELGAIVTTGPWTEDFAAARNAALAGVAADWVLSLDADECVEADPDALAGLLAGSTADGLTVEIENVHDDGTHTHRHERLLRVGAVCWTGRVHEHLTPVRGGGLRLASAPAGVLRLTHDGYATPQVRRRKSERNAALAQAELDRLAASSGPEPELVAKTLLDLGRSCIEAGRAQDAVDAFEAVRALFPGTRRALEATDSLARVLLAAGLDDVVLVLVGQLRDGGAPRAYCDWLEAQARAQLGDVRTALALIEGVDELVDTGGRRFTGTGLAELKHLLRQLVPAAG
- a CDS encoding flagellar basal body rod protein FlgB; this encodes MFDDVASVTLRSALHGLSMRERAIADNISNVQTPHFLAGKVQFEDALRDAVASGDTSEIAGARGSIARSLEPTREDGNNVNLDQETLAATETGLAYSLMTRAVNDRFNLLRASIGGGV
- a CDS encoding flagellar basal body rod protein FlgC, with amino-acid sequence MGLFNAIDTAGSGVTVYRKWLDAVSDNVTNMNTARRTSEDAFQAKYVLAQARNYGDGTGGVQVGGIALGSREGRVVHDPDHPLADADGNVRMPDIDLSSQMTQMLMAQRGYQANLATVERAQEAYRQAIQIGKG
- the fliE gene encoding flagellar hook-basal body complex protein FliE; amino-acid sequence: MSISAIEGIGGALGASGIFPQTGVQKASGLDDDWATTPAQGVGSEFATALSNGIESLQAAQSKSDQLAVQAATGDLQDLHDYTIAATEASLATSLTVAVRDKAVAAFQEIMRLQA
- the fliF gene encoding flagellar basal-body MS-ring/collar protein FliF, whose protein sequence is MPTNVKGLVEKPLRAFRSFTPGQKAVSIIAVVALLIGGYFFTTWSSKPNYAPLFTGLASADASAIVEELTASGTPYELADGGSTILVPQAQAADLRLTMAGQGLPANEGSGYSILDKQGLTASQFQQQVGYQRALEGELKNTIEAIDTVDTAVVHLALPEKDVFADEESKPTASVLVQTQPGTTLTSQQVRAVINLVSASVQGMAPQDVTLTDSTGKLLSNNDPNGAGAGADRDEATQAYEDRISKSVQTMLDRVVGAGHSEVRVTADLDYDTTQTKSETFVAPPRGAEVLSESTETEDYTGDNTAVTGVLGPDNIAVPNGDENTGSTYKKGSSTKDYAVGKTTEQRVAAPGSVKKMNVAVLLDNVTAGAVDPAEIQGLVSAAAGVDAARGDTIQVARMPFDSSAQDAAAKELADAQAAEKKAAMDKTIKTGVLAGVVLLVLLLTWLKARRARKQKRTPLDQIELARLEELERRNAELEAERRAALEAGTDAPALPAAPEPNADAENLARMRDDIGELVEQQPDEVAQLLRGWLADRRS
- the fliG gene encoding flagellar motor switch protein FliG, producing the protein MTVATLELSGLTKTAVLLVGMGREHAAKVLAEMRESEVEEITAEIMRLRDVDAETALQVFTEFHGIAQAKTYMGQGGMDFAKELLAASMGEEKAAELMHRLSAAFAEMPFQFLHRADPRQLLSFLQDEHPQTIALVLAHMSADQASTVLGGLVPTLQADVAHRIAVMDRTSPEVVKQVEQMLERKLSSVLQPTEMSVVGGLQPLVDIINRADRSTERLILEGLEGRDRELAEEVRSRMFMFEDIVSLDDKAVQLVLRQVETSDLATALKGVRDEVRMKIMKNLSERAAENLADEIEMLGPVRLKQVEESQVKVVQAIRQLEESGQITVRRGADDEFVD
- a CDS encoding FliH/SctL family protein; protein product: MSSSTDGFTAGLAARAGTAGPAASRPGLAVLRGGAAAGVRSARLTESLAVRRQSPDEAREAARSAGYAAGWAAGSQAAMAQVRAEAAHAAALEAGRVADREARFARAFSALEQAASEFERRAAVPAEEAGQAIAEAAFALAEAIVGRELATTAEPGLDAVRRALALAPAGRPVTVWLNPEDAATLEGAALPFPDREITIVPDAGLMSGDAYAESDATSIDARIAPALARAKEILRP
- a CDS encoding FliI/YscN family ATPase, with protein sequence MVPGLDRALAAAAPSTSGRVTGVVGLDLTVAGIDAAVGEVVTIDQPGKAPLYAEVVALRQDGLSCTPLGALSGVRVGAAVQATGAPLQVPVGTELLGRVLDGLGRPMDGGPSVAGLEHVEVENTPPNALLRSKVDRPVSLGVRAIDTMTAIGRGQRMGIFAGSGVGKSTLMSMIARGTEAQVNVVALVGERGREVREFLEHDLGPEGLARSIVVIATSDEPPMVRLRAAFVATRIAEWFRDQGADVVLMMDSLTRVAMAQREVGLSAGEPPTTKGYPPSTFSLLPRLLERAGPGIDGSITGLYTVLVDGDDHNEPIADAARSILDGHLVLTRKLATAGHFPSIDVLESISRVASAVTTPGQKAAATEVRRLMAAYRDARDLIEIGAYAAGSNPDVDRAVTMMPAINAFLRQEVGDVTSAAESFEMLQRIAAGM
- a CDS encoding NADPH-dependent F420 reductase, whose amino-acid sequence is MKIGIIGAGNIGGALARRLTRLGHEVAIANSRGPETLQGLAAETGARPVPVTEAARGADVVVVTIPQKNVPDLPAGVLDGAAPDAAFVDTGNYYPRHRDGRIEPLEQGTPETRWVEQQLGRPLVKAFNNIFAQSLQDNGKPAGEPGRIALPVAGDDAAAKAKVMALVDELGFDAVDAGGLDDSWRQQPGTPVYTKDHDVDGVRRALAEATRERTEEFTATDASPGTFESPA